The following proteins come from a genomic window of Diadema setosum chromosome 20, eeDiaSeto1, whole genome shotgun sequence:
- the LOC140243520 gene encoding uncharacterized protein has product MTPKRQIYIISIIISINFSLTNQAISSGGTKENDTETLEPGYFFAKFASKLSALNFRVGRRSNTVYNTNNDHRSACPPLRDGSPEEIGPWPSRRKSTRVPVPRSQAKVAPVTARPSSLFNNSDFGNVMRSRCFGQVGFPACYSAENHGDVILRQVVADYAEFSSKWLPKCRVTKECARVAEKGRAQLAWVRSRWLRISSNRSSILPVCYDMGDLKELSPERMEPWWFDYCCFTGAICEPFSTVTGWGKLLIQDEGSATRVSGHLRVLHNTTCPTAGENTTEAGLDSCIISTITAWNVLSGPTSSKMQADALSTLVKCSPDLWVDPVKTFESLLNKLEMSEAQAVRALFDSHLPARMGTTSEQVMKTHSSGPIMKPHEFEMTPRAVSGIVVVIILISLSILIGAWAVYQKVQSWRHPRNHIQYAPIFMQDDFLDGSQEELETVGRWSRVEDLGPDSDAATDENGDAGGGGGGGGSGGGG; this is encoded by the exons ATGACGCCGAAACGTCAAATTTACATCATTTCGATCATAATTTCCATCAACTTCTCGTTGACTAATCAGGCGATAAGTTCAGGTGGTACTAAAGAAAATGATACTGAAACTCTTGAGCCCGGTTATTTCTTCGCCAAGTTTGCCTCAAAATTATCTGCACTAAATTTCAGAGTTGGTCGCCGAAGCAACACCGTGTATAACACCAATAATGACCATCGTAGTGCCTGTCCTCCACTGCGAGACGGCTCGCCCGAGGAGATCGGCCCCTGGCCAAGCCGCAGGAAATCCACTAGGGTACCGGTGCCAAGATCTCAGGCCAAGGTAGCACCCGTGACAGCCAGACCGTCTTCTTTGTTTAACAATTCTGACTTCGGGAATGTGATGAGGTCAAGGTGTTTTGGCCAGGTCGGCTTTCCCGCCTGCTACAGTGCCGAGAACCATGGTGATGTAATCTTGAGGCAGGTCGTCGCAGACTATGCAGAATTTTCTAgcaaatggctgccaaaatgcAGAGTGACAAAAGAATGTGCGAGAGTTGCTGAGAAGGGAAGGGCACAGCTCGCCTGGGTAAGGTCAAGATGGTTGCGAATTTCCTCCAATCGGTCATCGATTTTGCCCGTTTGCTACGACATGGGTGACCTGAAGGAGTTGTCTCCAGAACGCATGGAACCTTggtggtttgactactgctgcTTTACCGGTGCCATTTGTGAACCTTTTTCAACCGTGACAGGGTGGGGGAAG CTGCTAATCCAAGATGAAGGCTCAGCAACAAGAGTCTCAGGTCATCTTCGGGTCCTGCATAACACCACATGTCCGACTGCTGGTGAAAATACCACAGAAGCTGGTTTGGATAGCTGCATCATCAGCACCATCACAGCATGGAATGTTCTGAGCGGGCCAACCTCTTCAAAG ATGCAGGCAGATGCTCTTAGCACACTGGTAAAATGCAGCCCAGATCTGTGGGTGGATCCAGTGAA AACATTTGAGTCTCTGCTGAACAAGCTGGAGATGTCGGAGGCACAGGCCGTCCGTGCCCTCTTTGACTCTCACCTCCCCGCCCGGATGGGTACAACGTCTGAGCAGGTGATGAAGACACACTCCAGTGGGCCCATTATG AAACCGCACGAGTTTGAGATGACGCCGAGGGCCGTCTCCGGCATCGTCGTGGTGATCATCCTCATCTCCCTCAGCATCCTGATCGGCGCCTGGGCCGTCTACCAGAAGGTGCAGTCCTGGCGCCACCCACGCAACCACATCCAGTATGCCCCCATCTTCATGCAGGATGACTTCCTGGACGGCAGCCAGGAGGAGCTCGAGACGGTCGGCCGATGGAGCCGGGTGGAGGACCTGGGACCGGACTCAGATGCGGCCACGGACGAAAATGGTGATgccggtggtggtggtggtggtggtggcagtggtggtggtggttaa